A single window of Nicotiana sylvestris chromosome 3, ASM39365v2, whole genome shotgun sequence DNA harbors:
- the LOC104215358 gene encoding uncharacterized protein, with protein MLLRSSSSPLLNSWVPISCGSSPESDKMLPIQTPQLIRTGSHSMSTSFGHDESPTKHSSSRCMRESDLRDPAVLPKKNKNGSKKPKPAKLKEREVGSTEVRRLLSNSGLGKAEEETSAAAVEEKGRVLQSLVAGGAGGGGGGRVCGGGGSGGSRDGDGPDSQDSNSWHGHESTEAYYQKMIEANPGNGLLLANYARFLKEVKGDLEKAEEYCGRAILANPNDGNVLSLYADLIWQTQNDAGRAHTYFDQAVKSDPDDCYVLASYARFLWDAEEEDENEEEEVSEGSRQFEIQNGNSAATQNYFGAPSHRPPLTAAS; from the exons ATGCTATTAAGAAGTTCATCAAGTCCTTTATTGAATTCATGGGTACCAATCTCGTGCGGGTCGTCGCCGGAATCAGACAAGATGCTACCAATACAGACGCCGCAATTGATTAGGACTGGATCTCATTCTATGTCTACGTCGTTTGGTCATGATGAATCTCCGACCAAACATTCATCCAGCCGGTGCATGCGCGAATCGGACCTCCGAGATCCAGCTGTACTTCCAAAGAAGAACAAAAACGGGTCAAAGAAGCCGAAGCCGGCGAAGCTAAAAGAGAGAGAAGTGGGTTCGACAGAGGTGAGGAGATTGTTGTCGAATTCCGGATTGGGAAAGGCGGAGGAGGAGACTTCTGCTGCGGCTGTTGAGGAAAAAGGGAGGGTGTTGCAGTCGCTAGTGGCGGGCGGTGCAGGTGGAGGCGGCGGAGGTAGAGTTTGCGGTGGAGGTGGCAGCGGCGGGTCACGTGACGGAGATGGACCGGATTCTCaagattcaaatagttggcatggaCATGAGAGTACGGAGGCTTATTACCAGAAAATGATCGAAGCCAATCCAGGAAATGGTCTCCTTCTGGCCAATTATGCCAGATTCTTGAAAGAG GTTAAGGGGGATTTAGAAAAAGCTGAGGAGTACTGCGGAAGAGCAATATTAGCAAATCCAAATGATGGTAATGTGTTGTCACTCTACGCTGATCTAATATGGCAAACCCAAAATGACGCAGGTCGTGCCCACACATACTTTGATCAAGCCGTGAAATCTGACCCTGATGACTG CTATGTGCTGGCCTCGTATGCTAGATTCCTGTGGGATGCTGAAGAAGAGGACGAGAACGAGGAAGAAGAGGTAAGCGAGGGAAGTAGGCAATTTGAAATTCAGAATGGAAATTCAGCAGCAACCCAGAACTACTTTGGTGCACCATCTCATCGACCTCCCTTGACTGCTGCTTCTTAG